The genomic DNA AAGTTTTCCGGACTTTTTCCAAAACCCCATATTTCGCAAGGAAGACCAAGCAAAACTTATTGAGAGTTCTGAGCTGAGTAAGATAGCAGCTTTGCCTGTGAAACCACCAGCTGTGTATGAAACCAGTTCTGTATATCATGATCCCTTGGTGAAGTAAGTATATTCAAGTATTTTAGTTATATGAGGTTATAACTTTGGTTGCCTCCTTCAAGAGAAGAAAATAATCTATAATGACacattttttaattcataatttcagCAAAGTCATCAATCATGTGATGGAAAAGGGAAATAAACAGTTAGCTCGCAATCTTGTTGAGAAAGCATTTGAAAATATCAAGAGGTCTCAGATTGAGCGCTACCACTTGGCTACAACACCTGAAGCTAAGGCTAAAATAGAATTAGATCCAAAGAAAATCCTGCACAAAGCTATTGCGAACTCAAAACCTCTTCTACAGCTGCAGCCTATCAAGAGAGGAGGTATCACATATCAGGTAAATTGGTTATTGCATACTTGGAAACAACATATACAAAGGGTAGGCAACAGTGTACTATACAGAAGATGTACTATATAATACTTGTAACTTATTGCTGTAGTCACAGTAGTTAGTATTACTTCGAGGAAATCTTTTATTTACCTTATCCTACATGCATTAGAAATTAAGTATCCTGTTCTtcatataaacatttataccTAAGAAATTTCCATTTTTCTATAAAAGACATCATTCTATGTATATGACACAAATATATCagatattaagtttaattttctcttttttCAGGTTCCAGGGCCCATCACTGAAAAAAGGTCTTTGTTCCTGGCAATCAAGTGGTTATTAGAGGCTACTTACGAAAAAGAAAGAACTGTCCATTTCCCGAAACAGTTTGCATGGGAACTCCTTGATGCTGCCAACAACACTGGAAAAGTAGTTAAAAAGAAACAAGATTTGCACAGACAATGTGAAGCAAACAGAGCTTATGCGCATTATAGATGGCAGTAAAGTATATTGTgacctattataatatttgtaatgtagttgttttaatatactattatgtaaaagtaaatatattgtGTAGATAATACCAAATTATGtgtattttcttgtttttaatcTTATATTCATCCGATTCGATGTGACCAATAAAAATAGCTGCCACCAAAAGGTGATGACAATCTAAAAAGAGTTGTTTCTGTTCTGTAAAAGGGAAAGATTCGAAATACTGTGCTATGAATAAGAAATATGTAATACAATaagtcaataatatttttaacaactcCCCTTAACACTTCGCTTAAAAGTCACAGAGATATGTATCTAGGTAATGTAAAGTAGTAACAAAGTATGTGGTAACTTTATTCATTAAGGATTCCAATTGTCTCCACGTTTGATAACTAGGAATGTTTAGGTTTGCTAGATATAATTTGCGGATTAACTAGGGATTTTTTTCCTTTGATAGCAACTGAGTCACAATACTCCAAATATTACACAATACCCAGAACAAAAATCTGTTTTGACACCACctcatttatttacactttctATTGGCAAAGCTGAATAGAATGCTACCTATGGTATGGTATGAGGGAGTGAAGCACtgaatatatgtatgtagtttcttT from Spodoptera frugiperda isolate SF20-4 chromosome 26, AGI-APGP_CSIRO_Sfru_2.0, whole genome shotgun sequence includes the following:
- the LOC118264212 gene encoding 28S ribosomal protein S7, mitochondrial — translated: MSNHIRHLNKCILRYPSYTLPRISVVLQTREYSRPTSFPDFFQNPIFRKEDQAKLIESSELSKIAALPVKPPAVYETSSVYHDPLVNKVINHVMEKGNKQLARNLVEKAFENIKRSQIERYHLATTPEAKAKIELDPKKILHKAIANSKPLLQLQPIKRGGITYQVPGPITEKRSLFLAIKWLLEATYEKERTVHFPKQFAWELLDAANNTGKVVKKKQDLHRQCEANRAYAHYRWQ